A window of Paenibacillus polygoni contains these coding sequences:
- a CDS encoding YuiB family protein has protein sequence MQFLPVLVLMILFFVMMFGIGFILNMLMKTTWFPAYLFIIVLIPIVIFSMWDRSSSFGTHMSSYGPVDYLIGLSGVAGAILSGWTIQKLRIGGYKMF, from the coding sequence ATGCAGTTTTTACCTGTGCTCGTGCTTATGATCTTGTTTTTTGTAATGATGTTTGGCATCGGTTTTATTTTGAATATGCTCATGAAAACGACTTGGTTTCCTGCTTATCTATTTATCATTGTCCTTATACCCATTGTCATTTTCTCCATGTGGGATCGAAGTAGCAGTTTCGGTACACATATGAGTTCTTATGGACCTGTTGATTATTTAATCGGACTCAGCGGTGTGGCAGGTGCAATTCTTAGTGGATGGACAATCCAAAAGCTGCGTATCGGCGGCTACAAAATGTTTTGA
- the hemQ gene encoding hydrogen peroxide-dependent heme synthase, giving the protein MNEAASTLEGWYALHDFRSINWAAWRSADEEARAVALDDLQEFLQEWTSVEEAGNGSSAVYTIIGQKADFVMMHLRESLEDLNALENAFNKTTFARFTTKAYSYVSVVELSNYLAGKDADPMQNPEIVARLKPILPKRQYICFYPMNKKRDLSDNWYMLSMDERKAMMRSHGLIGRSYAGKVKQIITGSVGFDDWEWGVTLFADDALQFKKLVYEMRFDEVSARYGEFGSFYVGSLLNPESFESMLKI; this is encoded by the coding sequence ATGAACGAAGCTGCATCGACTCTGGAAGGCTGGTATGCTCTACATGATTTCCGATCCATTAACTGGGCCGCTTGGCGTTCTGCTGATGAGGAAGCACGCGCTGTTGCTTTAGACGACCTGCAAGAATTTTTACAAGAGTGGACTTCTGTTGAGGAAGCCGGGAACGGCAGTTCAGCCGTATATACGATCATCGGTCAAAAAGCTGATTTTGTAATGATGCATTTACGTGAATCTTTGGAAGACCTCAATGCACTTGAAAATGCATTTAACAAAACAACTTTTGCTCGTTTTACGACCAAAGCTTACTCTTATGTCAGTGTAGTAGAACTGAGTAATTACCTTGCTGGTAAAGATGCTGATCCGATGCAAAATCCAGAAATTGTAGCACGTCTGAAGCCGATTCTTCCAAAAAGACAATATATTTGTTTCTATCCAATGAATAAAAAGCGGGACCTAAGCGATAACTGGTACATGCTCTCTATGGACGAGCGAAAAGCGATGATGAGAAGCCATGGTCTGATTGGACGCAGCTATGCAGGCAAGGTAAAACAAATCATTACCGGCTCTGTTGGTTTCGATGATTGGGAATGGGGCGTTACTCTCTTTGCCGATGATGCTCTTCAGTTCAAAAAGCTGGTGTACGAGATGCGTTTTGATGAAGTTAGCGCACGTTACGGAGAATTCGGTTCTTTCTATGTAGGTAGTCTTTTGAATCCCGAATCTTTTGAAAGTATGTTAAAGATATAA